From the Dunckerocampus dactyliophorus isolate RoL2022-P2 chromosome 12, RoL_Ddac_1.1, whole genome shotgun sequence genome, one window contains:
- the LOC129191527 gene encoding S-arrestin-like isoform X2, giving the protein MSPKRVVFKKTSRDKSVAIYMSNRDFVDHCDHVDPVDGVIVIDPSQLRGKQVYVMLSCTFRYGRQDMDVMGVAFRRDLFVVTRQVYPELQDRDKLTHTKVQEKLLRKLGDNAFPFFLEFPDNLPNSVSLQPAPTDVGKKCSVEFEVKAFCAEKRDEKIDKQSSVRLTIRKIQYSPRDNRVAPVAETTFDFLMSEKPLQVKLSLPKETFYHGEPVHANVEIANASNRNVKDISLSVDQVTNVILYSNDKYVKSVAREETSDCVASGSSLEKKYTLYPLLEHNKERRGIALDGRLKHEDTNLASSSIVKQEVLKELQGMLVSYKMVLKMMASGPLGSSEVCVELPFRLMHPKPEEGKSPLITMTTADITHKQQSDYLLLLLCQHNTI; this is encoded by the exons ATGAGTCCTAAACGAGTCGTGTTCAAGAAAACGTCTCGCGACAAGTCG GTGGCCATCTACATGTCCAACAGGGACTTTGTGGATCACTGTGATCACGTGGATCCTGTTG ATGGTGTCATCGTGATCGATCCTTCACAGCTGAGAGGAAAACAAG TCTACGTCATGTTGTCGTGTACCTTTCGATACGGGCGCCAGGACATGGACGTGATGGGCGTGGCTTTCAGGCGGGACCTGTTTGTGGTGACCCGGCAGGTGTACCCGGAGTTGCAGGACAGGGACAAGCTGACCCACACCAAAGTCCAGGAGAAGCTGCTAAGAAAACTGGGCGACAACGCCTTCCCATTCTTCCTGGAG TTTCCTGATAACCTGCCGAATTCTGTCAGTCTGCAGCCAGCACCTACAGATGTTGGCAAG AAATGTTCGGTGGAGTTTGAGGTGAAAGCATTCTGTGCAGAAAAGCGGGACGAGAAGATCGACAAACA GAGTTCAGTTCGTCTCACCATCCGTAAGATCCAGTACAGTCCGCGGGACAATCGGGTGGCTCCCGTTGCCGAGACCACCTTCGACTTCCTGATGTCTGAGAAACCTCTTCAAGTCAAACTGAGTCTGCCCAAAGAG ACCTTCTACCACGGCGAGCCGGTCCACGCCAATGTGGAAATCGCCAACGCCTCAAACCGGAACGTGAAGGACATCAGCTTGTCAG TGGATCAGGTGACCAACGTCATCCTCTACTCCAACGACAAGTATGTCAAGTCTGTGGCCAGAGAGGAAACGAG TGATTGCGTTGCATCCGGGTCCAGTTTGGAGAAGAAGTACACGCTGTACCCCCTGCTGGAACACAACAAGGAACGCAGAGGAATCGCACTGGACGGCCGCCTCAAACACGAGGACACCAACTTGGCTTCTTCCAGCAT agtGAAGCAGGAGGTTCTGAAGGAGCTTCAGGGCATGTTGGTGTCTTACAAGATGGTGTTGAAGATGATGGCTTCAGG ACCTCTGGGATCCAg tgagGTTTGTGTGGAACTTCCTTTCCGACTGATGCATCCTAAACCAGAAGAAGGTAAGTCACCTCTCATCACCATGACAACCgctgacatcacacacaagCAGCAATCTGATtacctgttgttgttgttgtgtcagCACAATACAATCtga
- the LOC129191527 gene encoding S-arrestin-like isoform X1 — translation MSPKRVVFKKTSRDKSVAIYMSNRDFVDHCDHVDPVDGVIVIDPSQLRGKQVYVMLSCTFRYGRQDMDVMGVAFRRDLFVVTRQVYPELQDRDKLTHTKVQEKLLRKLGDNAFPFFLEFPDNLPNSVSLQPAPTDVGKKCSVEFEVKAFCAEKRDEKIDKQSSVRLTIRKIQYSPRDNRVAPVAETTFDFLMSEKPLQVKLSLPKETFYHGEPVHANVEIANASNRNVKDISLSVDQVTNVILYSNDKYVKSVAREETSDCVASGSSLEKKYTLYPLLEHNKERRGIALDGRLKHEDTNLASSSIVKQEVLKELQGMLVSYKMVLKMMASGPLGSSEVCVELPFRLMHPKPEEAKATESDDICFEDFKRSFLRGVVGDDDDSPSDT, via the exons ATGAGTCCTAAACGAGTCGTGTTCAAGAAAACGTCTCGCGACAAGTCG GTGGCCATCTACATGTCCAACAGGGACTTTGTGGATCACTGTGATCACGTGGATCCTGTTG ATGGTGTCATCGTGATCGATCCTTCACAGCTGAGAGGAAAACAAG TCTACGTCATGTTGTCGTGTACCTTTCGATACGGGCGCCAGGACATGGACGTGATGGGCGTGGCTTTCAGGCGGGACCTGTTTGTGGTGACCCGGCAGGTGTACCCGGAGTTGCAGGACAGGGACAAGCTGACCCACACCAAAGTCCAGGAGAAGCTGCTAAGAAAACTGGGCGACAACGCCTTCCCATTCTTCCTGGAG TTTCCTGATAACCTGCCGAATTCTGTCAGTCTGCAGCCAGCACCTACAGATGTTGGCAAG AAATGTTCGGTGGAGTTTGAGGTGAAAGCATTCTGTGCAGAAAAGCGGGACGAGAAGATCGACAAACA GAGTTCAGTTCGTCTCACCATCCGTAAGATCCAGTACAGTCCGCGGGACAATCGGGTGGCTCCCGTTGCCGAGACCACCTTCGACTTCCTGATGTCTGAGAAACCTCTTCAAGTCAAACTGAGTCTGCCCAAAGAG ACCTTCTACCACGGCGAGCCGGTCCACGCCAATGTGGAAATCGCCAACGCCTCAAACCGGAACGTGAAGGACATCAGCTTGTCAG TGGATCAGGTGACCAACGTCATCCTCTACTCCAACGACAAGTATGTCAAGTCTGTGGCCAGAGAGGAAACGAG TGATTGCGTTGCATCCGGGTCCAGTTTGGAGAAGAAGTACACGCTGTACCCCCTGCTGGAACACAACAAGGAACGCAGAGGAATCGCACTGGACGGCCGCCTCAAACACGAGGACACCAACTTGGCTTCTTCCAGCAT agtGAAGCAGGAGGTTCTGAAGGAGCTTCAGGGCATGTTGGTGTCTTACAAGATGGTGTTGAAGATGATGGCTTCAGG ACCTCTGGGATCCAg tgagGTTTGTGTGGAACTTCCTTTCCGACTGATGCATCCTAAACCAGAAGAAG
- the atg16l1 gene encoding autophagy-related protein 16-1 isoform X1, whose translation MAQRRGACTWKRHICEQLKLRDRVQRHGFEEIVHQYNRLLEKSDLQAVLSERYQVDKYEATRGHEATGVTDTSRSDALQQEMAEMRIRHQEELTELHKKRGELAQTVIELNNQIQQKDKEIQNNEAKMLEYQQQITNLEGDCRDLKNCLQDLERANQTLKDEYDALQITFSALEEKLRKTTEDNQELVSRWMAEKAQEANRLNAENEKDSRRRQAKLQKELADAAKEPLPIDPDDDIEVLAEDSGKGGGEPSHNRPLGKTPSKKISQPPPGGLLDSISNIFGRRRSANSFSTSPENTEAPLGACADVRVPSTALHVFEAHDGEVNAVKFSPGSRVLATGGMDRRVKLWEVISGRCEPKGALTGSNAGITSIEFDSAGSYLLAASNDFASRIWTLDDYRLRHTLTGHSGKVLSARFLLDNARIVSGSYDRTLKLWDLRSKVCMKTVFTGSSCNDIVCTEQCVMSGHFDKKVRFWDIRAESIVRELELLGRVTSLDLNHDRTDLLTCSRDDVVKIVDLRTNAVRQTFSAQGFKCGADWTRVTFSPDGNFVAGGSADGALYIWNVLTGKVDRTLDRNHNHQLCVVVAIGCVREQRGEGQQGHLVVRHVINRRTPRSRLRCAPSGPKPCSFLRLHVSAVHRSQADGLFLTLQSANWDGAAS comes from the exons ATGGCGCAGAGAAGGGGTGCGTGCACATGGAAGAGGCACATCTGCGAGCAACTGAAGCTTCGAGACAGAGTGCAGCGACACGGCTTTGAGGAGATTGTTCACCAGT ATAACCGCCTGCTGGAAAAATCGGACCTGCAGGCTGTTCTTTCAGAGCGTTATCAAGTTGACAAGTATGAAGCCACGCGAGGACATGAAGCCAC TGGGGTGACGGACACCAGCCGCAGTGATGCGCTCCAGCAGGAGATGGCAGAGATGAGAATACGGCACCAGGAGGAGCTGACGGAACTGCACAAAAAGCGAGGAGAG CTGGCCCAGACAGTGATTGAGCTCAATAACCAGAtccaacagaaagacaaagagatCCAGAACAACGAGGCCAA GATGCTGGAGTACCAGCAGCAGATCACCAACCTTGAAGGAGACTGTCGAGATCTTAAGAACTGCCTGCAG GATCTGGAGCGAGCCAATCAGACTCTGAAGGACGAGTATGACGCGCTGCAGATCACCTTCAGCGCCTTGGAGGAGAAGCTGAGGAAAACCACGGAGGACAACCAAGAGCTGGTCTCTCGCTGGATGGCTGAGAAGGCCCAAGAGGCAAACCGCCTTAATGCCGAAAACGAAAAGGACAGCAG ACGCAGACAGGCCAAACTGCAGAAGGAGCTGGCTGATGCAGCCAAAGAGCCGCTACCAATTGACCC GGACGATGACATTGAAGTTCTGGCAGAAGATTCTGGGAAGGGAGGGGGCGAGCCGTCACACAACCGGCCGCTTGGCAAAACTCCCAG TAAGAAAATCTCCCAGCCTCCCCCCGGTGGTCTGCTTGACTCCATCTCCAACATCTTTGG CAGACGGCGAAGTGCAAACTCCTTCAGTACTTCTCCAGAAAACACAGAGGCACCACTGGGGGCCTGTGCAGACGTCAGAGTCCCGTCCACTgccctgcatgttttt GAAGCGCATGACGGTGAGGTGAACGCCGTGAAGTTCAGCCCTGGCTCACGTGTCCTAGCAACAGGAGGGATGGACCGCAGGGTCAAGCTGTGGGAGGTGATCTCAG GTCGCTGTGAGCCGAAAGGAGCTTTGACTGGCAGCAACGCTGGAATCACCAGTATTGAATTCGACAGTGCT ggctcGTACCTGTTAGCCGCCTCCAATGACTTTGCCAGCCGCATCTGGACTTTGGATGACTACAGATTGAGG CACACCCTAACTGGACACAGCGGGAAGGTTCTGTCCGCCCGTTTCCTGTTGGACAACGCTCGCATCGTCTCTGGAAGTTACGACAGAACACTCAAACTGTGGGACCTCCGCAGCAAAGTCT GCATGAAGACGGTCTTCACCGGGTCCAGCTGTAACGACATCGTGTGCACGGAGCAGTGCGTCATGAGCGGACACTTTGACAAGAAAGTTCGCTTCTGGGACATCAG AGCAGAAAGCATTGTGCGGGAGCTAGAGCTTCTGGGCCGAGTGACGTCTTTGGACCTGAACCACGACCGCACGGACCTGCTGACGTGCTCCAGGGACGACGTGGtgaagattgtagacctgcgcACGAATGCCGTGAGACAGACGTTCAG TGCTCAGGGATTCAAGTGCGGTGCAGACTGGACTCGAGTAACCTTCAG TCCTGATGGAAACTTTGTGGCTGGAGGATCGGCAGATGGAGCGCTGTACATCTGGAATGTTCTCACAGGGAAGGTGGACAGAACCCTGGACCGAAACCACAA CCATCAACTCTGTGTCGTGGTCGCCATCGGGTGTGTACGTGAGCAGCGTGGAGAAGGGCAGCAAGGCCATCTTGTGGTCCGACATGTGATCAACAGAAGGACCCCACGCTCAAGGCTGCGGTGTGCTCCAAGTGGACCAAAACCCTGCAGCTTCCTCCGCCTTCACGTCAGCGCCGTGCACCGAAGCCAAGCAGAtggtttatttttaacattgcaGTCGGCTAACTGGGACGGAGCAGCGAGCTGA
- the atg16l1 gene encoding autophagy-related protein 16-1 isoform X2 — protein sequence MAQRRGACTWKRHICEQLKLRDRVQRHGFEEIVHQYNRLLEKSDLQAVLSERYQVDKYEATRGHEATGVTDTSRSDALQQEMAEMRIRHQEELTELHKKRGELAQTVIELNNQIQQKDKEIQNNEAKMLEYQQQITNLEGDCRDLKNCLQDLERANQTLKDEYDALQITFSALEEKLRKTTEDNQELVSRWMAEKAQEANRLNAENEKDSRRRQAKLQKELADAAKEPLPIDPDDDIEVLAEDSGKGGGEPSHNRPLGKTPSKKISQPPPGGLLDSISNIFGRRSANSFSTSPENTEAPLGACADVRVPSTALHVFEAHDGEVNAVKFSPGSRVLATGGMDRRVKLWEVISGRCEPKGALTGSNAGITSIEFDSAGSYLLAASNDFASRIWTLDDYRLRHTLTGHSGKVLSARFLLDNARIVSGSYDRTLKLWDLRSKVCMKTVFTGSSCNDIVCTEQCVMSGHFDKKVRFWDIRAESIVRELELLGRVTSLDLNHDRTDLLTCSRDDVVKIVDLRTNAVRQTFSAQGFKCGADWTRVTFSPDGNFVAGGSADGALYIWNVLTGKVDRTLDRNHNHQLCVVVAIGCVREQRGEGQQGHLVVRHVINRRTPRSRLRCAPSGPKPCSFLRLHVSAVHRSQADGLFLTLQSANWDGAAS from the exons ATGGCGCAGAGAAGGGGTGCGTGCACATGGAAGAGGCACATCTGCGAGCAACTGAAGCTTCGAGACAGAGTGCAGCGACACGGCTTTGAGGAGATTGTTCACCAGT ATAACCGCCTGCTGGAAAAATCGGACCTGCAGGCTGTTCTTTCAGAGCGTTATCAAGTTGACAAGTATGAAGCCACGCGAGGACATGAAGCCAC TGGGGTGACGGACACCAGCCGCAGTGATGCGCTCCAGCAGGAGATGGCAGAGATGAGAATACGGCACCAGGAGGAGCTGACGGAACTGCACAAAAAGCGAGGAGAG CTGGCCCAGACAGTGATTGAGCTCAATAACCAGAtccaacagaaagacaaagagatCCAGAACAACGAGGCCAA GATGCTGGAGTACCAGCAGCAGATCACCAACCTTGAAGGAGACTGTCGAGATCTTAAGAACTGCCTGCAG GATCTGGAGCGAGCCAATCAGACTCTGAAGGACGAGTATGACGCGCTGCAGATCACCTTCAGCGCCTTGGAGGAGAAGCTGAGGAAAACCACGGAGGACAACCAAGAGCTGGTCTCTCGCTGGATGGCTGAGAAGGCCCAAGAGGCAAACCGCCTTAATGCCGAAAACGAAAAGGACAGCAG ACGCAGACAGGCCAAACTGCAGAAGGAGCTGGCTGATGCAGCCAAAGAGCCGCTACCAATTGACCC GGACGATGACATTGAAGTTCTGGCAGAAGATTCTGGGAAGGGAGGGGGCGAGCCGTCACACAACCGGCCGCTTGGCAAAACTCCCAG TAAGAAAATCTCCCAGCCTCCCCCCGGTGGTCTGCTTGACTCCATCTCCAACATCTTTGG ACGGCGAAGTGCAAACTCCTTCAGTACTTCTCCAGAAAACACAGAGGCACCACTGGGGGCCTGTGCAGACGTCAGAGTCCCGTCCACTgccctgcatgttttt GAAGCGCATGACGGTGAGGTGAACGCCGTGAAGTTCAGCCCTGGCTCACGTGTCCTAGCAACAGGAGGGATGGACCGCAGGGTCAAGCTGTGGGAGGTGATCTCAG GTCGCTGTGAGCCGAAAGGAGCTTTGACTGGCAGCAACGCTGGAATCACCAGTATTGAATTCGACAGTGCT ggctcGTACCTGTTAGCCGCCTCCAATGACTTTGCCAGCCGCATCTGGACTTTGGATGACTACAGATTGAGG CACACCCTAACTGGACACAGCGGGAAGGTTCTGTCCGCCCGTTTCCTGTTGGACAACGCTCGCATCGTCTCTGGAAGTTACGACAGAACACTCAAACTGTGGGACCTCCGCAGCAAAGTCT GCATGAAGACGGTCTTCACCGGGTCCAGCTGTAACGACATCGTGTGCACGGAGCAGTGCGTCATGAGCGGACACTTTGACAAGAAAGTTCGCTTCTGGGACATCAG AGCAGAAAGCATTGTGCGGGAGCTAGAGCTTCTGGGCCGAGTGACGTCTTTGGACCTGAACCACGACCGCACGGACCTGCTGACGTGCTCCAGGGACGACGTGGtgaagattgtagacctgcgcACGAATGCCGTGAGACAGACGTTCAG TGCTCAGGGATTCAAGTGCGGTGCAGACTGGACTCGAGTAACCTTCAG TCCTGATGGAAACTTTGTGGCTGGAGGATCGGCAGATGGAGCGCTGTACATCTGGAATGTTCTCACAGGGAAGGTGGACAGAACCCTGGACCGAAACCACAA CCATCAACTCTGTGTCGTGGTCGCCATCGGGTGTGTACGTGAGCAGCGTGGAGAAGGGCAGCAAGGCCATCTTGTGGTCCGACATGTGATCAACAGAAGGACCCCACGCTCAAGGCTGCGGTGTGCTCCAAGTGGACCAAAACCCTGCAGCTTCCTCCGCCTTCACGTCAGCGCCGTGCACCGAAGCCAAGCAGAtggtttatttttaacattgcaGTCGGCTAACTGGGACGGAGCAGCGAGCTGA
- the atg16l1 gene encoding autophagy-related protein 16-1 isoform X3: MAQRRGACTWKRHICEQLKLRDRVQRHGFEEIVHQYNRLLEKSDLQAVLSERYQVDKYEATRGHEATGVTDTSRSDALQQEMAEMRIRHQEELTELHKKRGELAQTVIELNNQIQQKDKEIQNNEAKMLEYQQQITNLEGDCRDLKNCLQDLERANQTLKDEYDALQITFSALEEKLRKTTEDNQELVSRWMAEKAQEANRLNAENEKDSRRRQAKLQKELADAAKEPLPIDPDDDIEVLAEDSGKGGGEPSHNRPLGKTPSKKISQPPPGGLLDSISNIFGRRRSANSFSTSPENTEAPLGACADVRVPSTALHVFEAHDGEVNAVKFSPGSRVLATGGMDRRVKLWEVISGRCEPKGALTGSNAGITSIEFDSAGSYLLAASNDFASRIWTLDDYRLRHTLTGHSGKVLSARFLLDNARIVSGSYDRTLKLWDLRSKVCMKTVFTGSSCNDIVCTEQCVMSGHFDKKVRFWDIRAESIVRELELLGRVTSLDLNHDRTDLLTCSRDDVVKIVDLRTNAVRQTFSAQGFKCGADWTRVTFSPDGNFVAGGSADGALYIWNVLTGKVDRTLDRNHNSAINSVSWSPSGVYVSSVEKGSKAILWSDM, from the exons ATGGCGCAGAGAAGGGGTGCGTGCACATGGAAGAGGCACATCTGCGAGCAACTGAAGCTTCGAGACAGAGTGCAGCGACACGGCTTTGAGGAGATTGTTCACCAGT ATAACCGCCTGCTGGAAAAATCGGACCTGCAGGCTGTTCTTTCAGAGCGTTATCAAGTTGACAAGTATGAAGCCACGCGAGGACATGAAGCCAC TGGGGTGACGGACACCAGCCGCAGTGATGCGCTCCAGCAGGAGATGGCAGAGATGAGAATACGGCACCAGGAGGAGCTGACGGAACTGCACAAAAAGCGAGGAGAG CTGGCCCAGACAGTGATTGAGCTCAATAACCAGAtccaacagaaagacaaagagatCCAGAACAACGAGGCCAA GATGCTGGAGTACCAGCAGCAGATCACCAACCTTGAAGGAGACTGTCGAGATCTTAAGAACTGCCTGCAG GATCTGGAGCGAGCCAATCAGACTCTGAAGGACGAGTATGACGCGCTGCAGATCACCTTCAGCGCCTTGGAGGAGAAGCTGAGGAAAACCACGGAGGACAACCAAGAGCTGGTCTCTCGCTGGATGGCTGAGAAGGCCCAAGAGGCAAACCGCCTTAATGCCGAAAACGAAAAGGACAGCAG ACGCAGACAGGCCAAACTGCAGAAGGAGCTGGCTGATGCAGCCAAAGAGCCGCTACCAATTGACCC GGACGATGACATTGAAGTTCTGGCAGAAGATTCTGGGAAGGGAGGGGGCGAGCCGTCACACAACCGGCCGCTTGGCAAAACTCCCAG TAAGAAAATCTCCCAGCCTCCCCCCGGTGGTCTGCTTGACTCCATCTCCAACATCTTTGG CAGACGGCGAAGTGCAAACTCCTTCAGTACTTCTCCAGAAAACACAGAGGCACCACTGGGGGCCTGTGCAGACGTCAGAGTCCCGTCCACTgccctgcatgttttt GAAGCGCATGACGGTGAGGTGAACGCCGTGAAGTTCAGCCCTGGCTCACGTGTCCTAGCAACAGGAGGGATGGACCGCAGGGTCAAGCTGTGGGAGGTGATCTCAG GTCGCTGTGAGCCGAAAGGAGCTTTGACTGGCAGCAACGCTGGAATCACCAGTATTGAATTCGACAGTGCT ggctcGTACCTGTTAGCCGCCTCCAATGACTTTGCCAGCCGCATCTGGACTTTGGATGACTACAGATTGAGG CACACCCTAACTGGACACAGCGGGAAGGTTCTGTCCGCCCGTTTCCTGTTGGACAACGCTCGCATCGTCTCTGGAAGTTACGACAGAACACTCAAACTGTGGGACCTCCGCAGCAAAGTCT GCATGAAGACGGTCTTCACCGGGTCCAGCTGTAACGACATCGTGTGCACGGAGCAGTGCGTCATGAGCGGACACTTTGACAAGAAAGTTCGCTTCTGGGACATCAG AGCAGAAAGCATTGTGCGGGAGCTAGAGCTTCTGGGCCGAGTGACGTCTTTGGACCTGAACCACGACCGCACGGACCTGCTGACGTGCTCCAGGGACGACGTGGtgaagattgtagacctgcgcACGAATGCCGTGAGACAGACGTTCAG TGCTCAGGGATTCAAGTGCGGTGCAGACTGGACTCGAGTAACCTTCAG TCCTGATGGAAACTTTGTGGCTGGAGGATCGGCAGATGGAGCGCTGTACATCTGGAATGTTCTCACAGGGAAGGTGGACAGAACCCTGGACCGAAACCACAA CTCAGCCATCAACTCTGTGTCGTGGTCGCCATCGGGTGTGTACGTGAGCAGCGTGGAGAAGGGCAGCAAGGCCATCTTGTGGTCCGACATGTGA
- the atg16l1 gene encoding autophagy-related protein 16-1 isoform X4 gives MAQRRGACTWKRHICEQLKLRDRVQRHGFEEIVHQYNRLLEKSDLQAVLSERYQVDKYEATRGHEATGVTDTSRSDALQQEMAEMRIRHQEELTELHKKRGELAQTVIELNNQIQQKDKEIQNNEAKMLEYQQQITNLEGDCRDLKNCLQDLERANQTLKDEYDALQITFSALEEKLRKTTEDNQELVSRWMAEKAQEANRLNAENEKDSRRRQAKLQKELADAAKEPLPIDPDDDIEVLAEDSGKGGGEPSHNRPLGKTPSKKISQPPPGGLLDSISNIFGRRSANSFSTSPENTEAPLGACADVRVPSTALHVFEAHDGEVNAVKFSPGSRVLATGGMDRRVKLWEVISGRCEPKGALTGSNAGITSIEFDSAGSYLLAASNDFASRIWTLDDYRLRHTLTGHSGKVLSARFLLDNARIVSGSYDRTLKLWDLRSKVCMKTVFTGSSCNDIVCTEQCVMSGHFDKKVRFWDIRAESIVRELELLGRVTSLDLNHDRTDLLTCSRDDVVKIVDLRTNAVRQTFSAQGFKCGADWTRVTFSPDGNFVAGGSADGALYIWNVLTGKVDRTLDRNHNSAINSVSWSPSGVYVSSVEKGSKAILWSDM, from the exons ATGGCGCAGAGAAGGGGTGCGTGCACATGGAAGAGGCACATCTGCGAGCAACTGAAGCTTCGAGACAGAGTGCAGCGACACGGCTTTGAGGAGATTGTTCACCAGT ATAACCGCCTGCTGGAAAAATCGGACCTGCAGGCTGTTCTTTCAGAGCGTTATCAAGTTGACAAGTATGAAGCCACGCGAGGACATGAAGCCAC TGGGGTGACGGACACCAGCCGCAGTGATGCGCTCCAGCAGGAGATGGCAGAGATGAGAATACGGCACCAGGAGGAGCTGACGGAACTGCACAAAAAGCGAGGAGAG CTGGCCCAGACAGTGATTGAGCTCAATAACCAGAtccaacagaaagacaaagagatCCAGAACAACGAGGCCAA GATGCTGGAGTACCAGCAGCAGATCACCAACCTTGAAGGAGACTGTCGAGATCTTAAGAACTGCCTGCAG GATCTGGAGCGAGCCAATCAGACTCTGAAGGACGAGTATGACGCGCTGCAGATCACCTTCAGCGCCTTGGAGGAGAAGCTGAGGAAAACCACGGAGGACAACCAAGAGCTGGTCTCTCGCTGGATGGCTGAGAAGGCCCAAGAGGCAAACCGCCTTAATGCCGAAAACGAAAAGGACAGCAG ACGCAGACAGGCCAAACTGCAGAAGGAGCTGGCTGATGCAGCCAAAGAGCCGCTACCAATTGACCC GGACGATGACATTGAAGTTCTGGCAGAAGATTCTGGGAAGGGAGGGGGCGAGCCGTCACACAACCGGCCGCTTGGCAAAACTCCCAG TAAGAAAATCTCCCAGCCTCCCCCCGGTGGTCTGCTTGACTCCATCTCCAACATCTTTGG ACGGCGAAGTGCAAACTCCTTCAGTACTTCTCCAGAAAACACAGAGGCACCACTGGGGGCCTGTGCAGACGTCAGAGTCCCGTCCACTgccctgcatgttttt GAAGCGCATGACGGTGAGGTGAACGCCGTGAAGTTCAGCCCTGGCTCACGTGTCCTAGCAACAGGAGGGATGGACCGCAGGGTCAAGCTGTGGGAGGTGATCTCAG GTCGCTGTGAGCCGAAAGGAGCTTTGACTGGCAGCAACGCTGGAATCACCAGTATTGAATTCGACAGTGCT ggctcGTACCTGTTAGCCGCCTCCAATGACTTTGCCAGCCGCATCTGGACTTTGGATGACTACAGATTGAGG CACACCCTAACTGGACACAGCGGGAAGGTTCTGTCCGCCCGTTTCCTGTTGGACAACGCTCGCATCGTCTCTGGAAGTTACGACAGAACACTCAAACTGTGGGACCTCCGCAGCAAAGTCT GCATGAAGACGGTCTTCACCGGGTCCAGCTGTAACGACATCGTGTGCACGGAGCAGTGCGTCATGAGCGGACACTTTGACAAGAAAGTTCGCTTCTGGGACATCAG AGCAGAAAGCATTGTGCGGGAGCTAGAGCTTCTGGGCCGAGTGACGTCTTTGGACCTGAACCACGACCGCACGGACCTGCTGACGTGCTCCAGGGACGACGTGGtgaagattgtagacctgcgcACGAATGCCGTGAGACAGACGTTCAG TGCTCAGGGATTCAAGTGCGGTGCAGACTGGACTCGAGTAACCTTCAG TCCTGATGGAAACTTTGTGGCTGGAGGATCGGCAGATGGAGCGCTGTACATCTGGAATGTTCTCACAGGGAAGGTGGACAGAACCCTGGACCGAAACCACAA CTCAGCCATCAACTCTGTGTCGTGGTCGCCATCGGGTGTGTACGTGAGCAGCGTGGAGAAGGGCAGCAAGGCCATCTTGTGGTCCGACATGTGA